From the genome of Papaver somniferum cultivar HN1 chromosome 2, ASM357369v1, whole genome shotgun sequence, one region includes:
- the LOC113350682 gene encoding uncharacterized protein LOC113350682, with protein sequence MRGWNFQTRPLLRNISENTVYLLGQNAGLVRVIILESRLCEVFGEPILCSWYISARRIPGEATWSIRDFHLHHTCIGDPYGRNSCANTEFVAQHVINNLRESHGKNVPKPSEIAAEFWTSHNTLIPYHVTWKARNNVLERINGRFDESFRLIPSLCEMIKRTNPESIATFTYGRDNRFESVTIYFDAPMRGFINGCRNVVGLDGCHLKGKYGGCLLSAAALDGQNGLVPLGIMVCRNECAENWFLFLNNLKHRLVDHPVEPINFISDRQKGLRDAVQKLFPTSPHRHMYANFKMHYNGSKLHTLFWNAARAYKPKHFQAHMDSMMSENVSACQYLMGEDPKSWCRAFFDHKSACEHLSNNFSESFNNMITNIREKPVCKLVLMYGQLVMGLFYKRRNACVGWDSGDLVPTAKKLLKKMFKKTGEYKVEGAVAGKL encoded by the exons ATGAGGGGATGGAATTTCCAGACAAGACCGCTTTTAAGAAACATCTCAGAAAATACTGTGTATCTACTAGGACAGAATGCAGGTTTAGTAAGAGTGATAATATTAGAATCAAGGCTGTGTGAAGTCTTTGGAGAGCcaattttatgttcttggtatatATCTGCAAGGAGGATTCCTGGTGAGGCGACTTGGAGCATAAGAGATTTCCACTTGCACCACACTTGTATTGGGGATCCTTATGGGAGGAATTCATGTGCAAATACAGAATTTGTAGCTCAACATGTGATCAACAATCTAAGGGAGTCACATGGAAAGAATGTACCTAAACCTTCTGAGATTGCTGCCGAGTTTTGGACAAGCCACAACACCTTGATCCCGTATCACGTTACATGGAAGGCTAGAAACAATGTGTTGGAGAGGATAAATGGAAGATTTGATGAGAGTTTTAGACTCATACCAAGTCTGTGTGAAATGATCAAAAGGACTAATCCCGAATCAATTGCTACTTTCACTTACGGAAG AGACAATCGCTTTGAATCTGTAACCATATATTTTGATGCCCCAATGAGGGGTTTTATAAATGGTTGTAGAAATGTGGTTGGGCTGGATGGTTGTCACCTGAAGGGAAAGTATGGTGGATGTCTACTATCTGCCGCTGCTCTTGATGGGCAGAATGGATTGGTTCCTTTGGGTATCATGGTTTGTAGAAACGAGTGTGCGGAGAACTGGTTCTTGTTCTTGAATAATCTCAAGCATAGATTGGTTGATCATCCCGTTGAGCCAATCAACTTCATATCTGATAGACAGAAGGGTTTGAGAGACGCTGTCCAAAAGTTGTTCCCTACTTCACCACATAG ACACATGTATGCAAACTTCAAAATGCACTACAATGGATCTAAACTACACACACTATTCTGGAATGCTGCTAGAGCTTATAAGCCTAAACACTTTCAG GCACACATGGATAGTATGATGTCAGAGAATGTTAGTGCTTGTCAGTATTTGATGGGCGAGGATCCTAAAAGCTGGTGCAGGGCCTTTTTTGACCACAAGAGCGCTTGTGAACACTTGAGTAACAACTTTTCTGAAAGTTTCAATAACATGATAACCAACATTAGGGAGAAACCTGTCTGCAAGCTAGTTTTGATGTATGGACAGCTGGTGATGGGGCTGTTTTACAAGAGAAGAAATGCTTGTGTTGGATGGGATTCTGGGGATTTGGTTCCTACTGCCAAAAAATTATTGAAGAAGATGTTTAAGAAAACAGGGGAATATAAGGTAGAAGGAGCGGTTGCTGGCAAGCTTTAA